A single region of the Flavobacteriales bacterium genome encodes:
- a CDS encoding pentapeptide repeat-containing protein, with translation MKRLIIRIFVVLVCLVVGFALGYLRLPYIDEKYNFWIGFVTASAIVLCYFLLNKVGSKLWISNPKKWAVVGLIAFSALFITLLTKNKMLQLNAQQSEKRATDLQAISDSITSQNQAVILNEIINQLRLESGNGKIISDHAIERISALTATLKPSRQFDGDSLTEKSYSPEKGQLLLAILMMNLDSNSFKKIKQKVSFAQAYLPRANLQKMDLSGIDLSNSYLKSAEMDEVNLSGSNLKEANIWGANLRQSVFDSSNMNRCILSWSNLEYSSLIGCNMNAAESENTNFTFSNVSLAKASFSNLNYSNFSYAQLKGANLDWSKLKMVNFDKTDLSSSSIINADISHSNIFSAILNEIQVNKSWLEDLCKWEISNSEQIQQEYQIRTDSSGPEKERLFKYFLVPKTFQ, from the coding sequence GTGAAACGGCTTATTATCCGAATATTTGTTGTGTTGGTGTGCCTTGTGGTAGGTTTTGCTCTTGGCTATTTGCGGCTACCATACATTGATGAAAAATACAACTTTTGGATTGGTTTTGTTACTGCATCAGCAATTGTTTTATGCTACTTTTTGTTGAATAAAGTAGGTTCTAAACTTTGGATAAGTAATCCCAAAAAATGGGCTGTTGTTGGTCTGATTGCATTTTCGGCATTGTTTATTACCCTGTTGACCAAAAACAAAATGCTACAACTAAATGCCCAACAAAGCGAAAAAAGAGCCACCGATTTACAAGCAATTTCCGATTCTATAACAAGTCAAAATCAGGCCGTGATTCTAAATGAAATTATAAATCAGTTAAGGCTTGAATCTGGCAATGGTAAAATAATTTCCGACCACGCAATCGAGAGAATTTCTGCTTTGACGGCAACTTTAAAACCAAGTCGCCAATTTGATGGAGATAGCCTAACCGAAAAAAGCTACAGTCCTGAAAAAGGTCAGCTACTTTTGGCCATTTTGATGATGAATTTGGATAGCAATAGCTTCAAGAAAATCAAGCAAAAAGTGTCTTTCGCTCAAGCCTATTTACCAAGAGCCAACCTTCAAAAAATGGATCTAAGCGGCATTGATTTGAGCAATAGTTATTTGAAAAGTGCAGAAATGGATGAGGTAAATTTGAGCGGAAGTAACCTTAAAGAAGCCAATATATGGGGGGCGAATCTTCGACAAAGTGTATTTGACTCTTCAAATATGAATCGGTGCATTTTGTCGTGGTCTAATTTAGAATATTCGAGCCTAATTGGTTGTAATATGAACGCTGCAGAAAGTGAAAATACAAATTTTACTTTCTCTAATGTTTCTTTAGCAAAGGCCTCTTTTTCAAATCTTAATTATTCAAACTTTAGTTATGCCCAACTTAAAGGGGCTAACTTGGATTGGTCTAAATTGAAAATGGTCAATTTTGACAAAACAGATCTTTCATCCTCATCAATCATAAACGCCGATATATCTCATTCCAACATTTTCAGTGCTATTTTGAACGAAATCCAAGTTAATAAATCTTGGTTAGAGGATTTATGCAAATGGGAAATTTCTAATAGTGAACAAATCCAACAAGAGTATCAAATTCGAACAGATTCTTCTGGCCCTGAAAAAGAAAGATTGTTTAAATATTTTCTTGTACCAAAAACGTTTCAGTAA
- a CDS encoding glycoside hydrolase family 28 protein, which yields MFSKCISGFLFLLFSLNCFADKAKFFSTQHIQQCIDSLHSIGQGKVIIPKGTHTVGTIFLKSGVELHLEKGAMLKSTQNMNELKWVSNTTATNKWKSLIIAKDAENISITGEGTIDGSGAAIAHYLDSLFYRGMLDSSLYQLQEKRPVAHVRPQIIQFVNCKNVRIEGITIQNGSSWLQCYDMCKHLTINNIRVLSNTYWNNDGIDIVDCQNVKITNSFFDVSDDGICFKSYIRNNINTRCDSVYVANCKVRSSASAVKLGTSSYGGFTNFLIENIFIYDTYRSAIAIENWEGGLVENITVRNIKAKNTGNAIFIKLNHRGKYNNPIGTLRNILIEHVKAEIPFEQPDYYYPLPGPALPFFHNVFPASVSGIPGGMVENVVLRNISITYPGRGNASYANIPAWRLKDVPEKIEEYPEFSMFGELPAWGFYFRHIDGLVLENVRLKIRHTDYRPAVIFDDVKNLNTKFVKIKKDEKEEHFVFEPPVKMQ from the coding sequence ATGTTTTCAAAGTGTATTTCGGGCTTCCTTTTTCTGTTGTTTTCGCTTAATTGTTTTGCCGACAAAGCAAAATTCTTTTCCACTCAACATATTCAACAATGCATCGACAGTTTGCATTCCATTGGTCAGGGTAAAGTTATTATCCCAAAAGGGACGCATACTGTGGGTACCATTTTTTTAAAATCGGGTGTGGAACTGCACCTCGAAAAAGGGGCTATGTTAAAATCAACTCAAAATATGAATGAGTTAAAATGGGTTTCAAATACAACGGCCACCAACAAATGGAAATCGTTAATTATTGCTAAAGATGCTGAAAATATCTCAATTACCGGTGAGGGAACAATTGATGGGAGTGGTGCTGCTATTGCCCATTATCTCGACAGTCTTTTTTATAGAGGTATGCTCGACTCTTCGCTTTATCAGTTGCAAGAAAAACGTCCTGTTGCACATGTTCGACCGCAAATAATTCAATTCGTAAATTGTAAAAATGTTCGAATTGAAGGCATAACCATACAAAATGGCTCAAGTTGGTTGCAGTGTTATGATATGTGTAAACATCTCACTATAAACAACATAAGAGTATTGAGTAATACCTACTGGAATAACGATGGAATTGATATAGTAGATTGCCAAAATGTGAAGATTACGAATAGTTTTTTTGATGTTTCGGATGATGGAATTTGTTTCAAATCATACATCAGAAATAATATAAACACCCGTTGCGATAGTGTTTATGTGGCCAATTGCAAAGTTCGGTCGAGTGCAAGTGCGGTAAAACTTGGTACCTCATCTTATGGCGGTTTTACTAATTTTTTAATCGAAAACATTTTTATTTACGACACGTATCGCTCGGCTATTGCCATCGAAAATTGGGAAGGAGGATTGGTTGAAAACATTACCGTGCGAAACATTAAAGCCAAAAACACTGGAAATGCAATTTTTATAAAACTTAATCATCGCGGTAAGTATAACAACCCGATTGGAACACTGCGAAACATTTTAATTGAACATGTGAAAGCTGAAATTCCGTTTGAACAACCAGACTACTATTACCCGCTTCCAGGCCCCGCTCTACCTTTTTTTCACAATGTTTTCCCTGCATCGGTCTCTGGTATTCCGGGTGGAATGGTTGAAAATGTAGTTTTGCGAAACATCTCTATTACCTATCCCGGTAGAGGCAATGCTTCGTATGCAAATATTCCTGCTTGGCGATTAAAAGATGTGCCAGAAAAAATAGAAGAATACCCCGAATTTTCAATGTTTGGAGAGCTGCCTGCTTGGGGCTTTTATTTTAGACATATTGATGGTTTAGTTTTAGAAAATGTGCGTTTAAAAATAAGGCATACCGATTATAGACCAGCTGTTATTTTTGATGATGTCAAGAATTTGAATACAAAATTTGTAAAAATTAAAAAGGACGAAAAGGAAGAACATTTTGTCTTTGAACCACCAGTTAAAATGCAATAA
- a CDS encoding glycosylase, which yields MLLVFGCFFNRGPKTSQNTAVSDKQMQKVFNEIKTPYKYGMILIHEDTSNMIDCPTIFRKDSLWYMTFLTFNGRGYETCLAKSEDLLHWEQLGKILPFMSEKRWDWNQAAGYPALVDHTWGGNYGLQQFENKYWMSYFGSNSEGYERGLLSIGMSFTDKNPTEPHGWQRLENPIMTTRDSTTGYWENKKLYKSSIIWDRENITGKPFVMYYNAVGDTSSKINWVERIGMAVSDDMIHWERYKNNPILQHETGLTGDGVVQKMGDLYVMFYYGAFWPAERKDAFNRFACSFDLVHWTDWKGEDLIKPSEDYDIKYAHKPCVIKWNGVVYHFYCAVNEKEQRGLAVATSKDLGKSNLHFVPIKNKLKR from the coding sequence ATGTTATTGGTTTTTGGATGTTTTTTTAACAGAGGCCCCAAAACCTCTCAAAATACGGCAGTTTCTGACAAACAAATGCAAAAGGTGTTTAATGAAATAAAAACACCCTATAAATATGGCATGATATTGATTCATGAAGACACTTCGAATATGATAGATTGCCCAACCATTTTCAGAAAAGATAGTCTTTGGTATATGACGTTTTTAACTTTTAACGGAAGAGGTTACGAGACGTGTCTTGCCAAAAGTGAAGACCTATTACATTGGGAGCAATTAGGAAAAATTCTTCCTTTTATGAGCGAAAAACGGTGGGATTGGAATCAGGCGGCTGGCTATCCGGCGTTGGTTGATCATACATGGGGTGGAAACTATGGGTTGCAACAATTTGAGAACAAATATTGGATGTCTTATTTTGGCAGCAACAGTGAGGGTTACGAACGTGGTTTGCTTTCAATTGGTATGTCGTTTACCGATAAAAATCCCACGGAACCTCATGGTTGGCAACGGTTAGAAAATCCTATTATGACCACCCGAGATAGTACAACAGGATATTGGGAAAACAAAAAGTTGTACAAAAGCAGCATAATTTGGGATAGGGAAAATATTACAGGAAAACCATTTGTGATGTACTACAATGCTGTGGGTGATACATCCTCAAAAATAAATTGGGTGGAGCGTATTGGAATGGCCGTTTCGGATGATATGATACATTGGGAGCGATATAAAAACAACCCCATTTTGCAACACGAAACAGGACTCACCGGTGATGGCGTTGTACAAAAAATGGGAGATTTGTATGTTATGTTTTATTATGGGGCTTTTTGGCCTGCTGAGCGAAAAGATGCTTTCAATCGTTTTGCTTGTTCTTTTGATTTGGTTCATTGGACAGACTGGAAAGGCGAAGATTTGATAAAGCCATCAGAAGACTATGATATAAAATATGCTCACAAGCCGTGTGTTATAAAATGGAACGGAGTGGTTTATCATTTTTATTGTGCCGTAAATGAGAAGGAACAGCGGGGTTTGGCCGTGGCTACTTCAAAAGATTTAGGAAAAAGTAACTTGCATTTTGTGCCGATAAAAAACAAACTCAAAAGATAA
- the metH gene encoding methionine synthase, with protein MNEKNKILKLSGLEPLNVTNQLNFVNIGERTNVTGSRKFARLILNNEFDEALSVARQQVENGAQIIDINMDEGMLDGKASMIKFLNLIASEPDISKVPVMIDSSKWEIIEAGLQCLQGKGIVNSISLKDGEAEFIARAKKIKKYGAATVVMAFDETGQADNFERRIEICQRSYDILVNKVGFPSQDIIFDPNILAIATGMEEHNNYAIDFIEATKWIKTNLPNALVSGGVSNISFSFRGNDTVREAIHSVFLYYAIKAGMDMGIVNAGMVEVYDEIPKDLLERVEDVVLNRRPDATERLIEFAETVKQKGKIIQKDDEWRKQSVEERLKHALIKGNTDFIDADTEEARTKLSSPLKVIEGPLMDGMNVVGDLFGSGKMFLPQVVKSARVMKKSVAYLMPFLEAEKQQGETRGKILLATVKGDVHDIGKNIVGVVLACNNYEIVDLGVMVPADKILQMAKEINADIIGLSGLITPSLDEMVHVAEEMQRQNFTKPLLIGGATTSRVHTAVKIAPKYKNAVIHVIDASKSVPIVGSLLSKDLGKETIEKYKTEYIALAQEHGRRQATKEILTFEKAFENRLKLDWENFESKIPQQQGVETHSPSLETLRNYIDWTPFFQAWELAGRFPQILSDEVVGNEATKLYNEAQEMLNLIINEKQFIAKGVSGLFTAHSDGHNIHLPNEKITFNFLRQQRKMADGIPNISLADFVAPKGKNDSMGCFAVSIHGAEEMAKHFEEDHDDYKAIMTKVLADRLVEAFAEYLHENVRKIGWGYDQTENLENVDLIREKYIGIRPAPGYPACPDHTEKGKIWKLLEVEKNTGMTLTESFAMHPAASVSGFYFSHPKSKYFAVGRIGNDQLQHYTEQKNATIEEVEKWLSPNL; from the coding sequence ATGAACGAGAAGAATAAAATCTTAAAACTGAGTGGTTTAGAACCATTAAACGTTACAAACCAATTGAACTTTGTAAACATTGGAGAAAGAACCAATGTAACTGGCTCACGAAAATTTGCCCGACTAATATTAAATAATGAATTTGATGAGGCACTTTCTGTTGCACGGCAACAAGTAGAAAACGGGGCTCAAATTATTGATATAAACATGGATGAAGGAATGCTTGACGGCAAGGCATCCATGATAAAATTTCTTAACCTTATTGCCTCCGAACCCGACATCAGTAAGGTTCCAGTAATGATAGATTCTTCCAAATGGGAAATTATTGAAGCTGGTTTGCAATGTCTTCAGGGAAAGGGTATTGTAAATTCCATTAGCTTAAAAGATGGCGAGGCGGAATTCATTGCAAGAGCAAAAAAAATTAAGAAATACGGTGCGGCCACTGTGGTTATGGCATTTGATGAAACCGGCCAAGCCGACAACTTTGAAAGGCGGATAGAAATTTGCCAACGCAGTTACGACATTCTGGTAAATAAGGTTGGTTTTCCTTCTCAAGACATCATTTTTGACCCCAATATTTTGGCCATTGCCACCGGAATGGAAGAACACAACAACTATGCAATTGACTTTATTGAGGCTACTAAATGGATTAAAACCAATTTGCCAAATGCCTTGGTAAGTGGTGGCGTAAGCAACATTTCTTTTTCATTTAGGGGCAACGATACGGTGCGAGAAGCTATTCACTCCGTTTTCCTTTATTATGCCATAAAAGCCGGAATGGATATGGGAATAGTGAATGCCGGAATGGTTGAGGTGTATGACGAGATTCCAAAAGATTTGTTGGAAAGAGTGGAAGATGTGGTTTTAAACAGACGGCCGGATGCCACCGAAAGACTAATCGAATTTGCCGAAACGGTAAAGCAGAAAGGAAAAATCATTCAGAAGGATGATGAGTGGAGAAAACAATCGGTTGAAGAACGGCTAAAACATGCCCTCATAAAAGGAAATACTGATTTTATTGATGCCGATACAGAAGAGGCAAGGACAAAACTTTCATCGCCATTAAAAGTGATTGAAGGACCTCTGATGGATGGTATGAATGTGGTGGGTGATTTGTTTGGTTCGGGTAAAATGTTCTTGCCACAGGTGGTAAAATCGGCGAGAGTAATGAAAAAATCAGTGGCCTATCTTATGCCGTTTTTAGAGGCTGAGAAGCAACAAGGCGAAACCCGTGGCAAAATATTGTTAGCCACTGTAAAAGGCGATGTACATGACATTGGAAAGAATATTGTTGGTGTAGTTTTGGCTTGCAACAACTATGAGATTGTTGATCTCGGGGTAATGGTGCCGGCAGATAAAATTTTGCAAATGGCCAAAGAAATTAATGCCGACATCATCGGATTAAGCGGCTTGATAACACCCAGTTTGGACGAAATGGTGCATGTGGCAGAAGAGATGCAACGCCAAAATTTTACAAAGCCATTGCTCATTGGTGGTGCAACGACATCGCGAGTACACACAGCCGTTAAGATTGCCCCTAAATACAAAAATGCTGTTATTCATGTAATTGATGCTTCCAAAAGTGTTCCTATTGTGGGTAGCTTGTTGTCGAAAGATTTGGGGAAAGAAACAATTGAAAAATACAAAACCGAATACATTGCATTGGCTCAAGAACACGGCAGACGGCAGGCGACCAAAGAAATACTAACATTTGAAAAGGCTTTTGAAAATCGGTTAAAATTAGATTGGGAGAATTTTGAATCAAAGATTCCTCAACAACAGGGTGTTGAAACCCATAGTCCATCGCTTGAAACACTGAGAAATTATATAGATTGGACTCCTTTTTTTCAGGCTTGGGAGCTTGCCGGTCGGTTTCCACAAATATTGAGTGATGAGGTTGTTGGCAACGAAGCAACAAAACTTTATAACGAAGCACAAGAGATGTTGAACCTTATTATTAATGAAAAACAGTTCATAGCCAAAGGTGTTTCCGGTTTGTTCACAGCCCATTCTGATGGGCACAATATTCATTTGCCAAACGAAAAAATAACGTTCAACTTTTTGCGGCAGCAACGAAAAATGGCAGATGGAATACCAAATATTTCGTTGGCCGATTTTGTGGCTCCAAAGGGAAAGAATGATTCTATGGGTTGCTTTGCGGTTTCCATACATGGTGCGGAAGAAATGGCCAAACATTTTGAAGAGGACCACGACGATTATAAAGCTATAATGACCAAAGTGCTTGCCGATAGATTGGTAGAGGCATTTGCCGAATATTTGCATGAAAATGTAAGAAAAATTGGGTGGGGGTACGACCAAACGGAGAATTTGGAAAACGTTGATTTGATTCGAGAAAAATATATTGGAATACGTCCGGCACCAGGCTATCCAGCCTGCCCCGACCATACGGAAAAAGGAAAAATTTGGAAATTATTAGAAGTAGAAAAAAATACGGGAATGACCCTCACGGAGAGCTTTGCAATGCATCCTGCTGCCTCCGTTTCCGGTTTTTATTTTAGCCATCCAAAAAGTAAATATTTTGCTGTGGGTAGAATTGGAAATGACCAATTGCAGCATTACACGGAGCAAAAAAATGCCACAATTGAGGAAGTGGAAAAATGGCTAAGCCCCAATTTATAG